Below is a genomic region from Mucilaginibacter auburnensis.
CTTTGAACCCGATCATCACAGAAACCTGCATGTCTGTAAGGATGGAGGTGTTTTAAAACAAGATGTACTTGATAAGATAGCGATAGAATTAGAGCGGTATCATATTTAACAATTTGCTACTGGTGTGATGAAGCCTTTTTCGCCATAAAATTTCTATATTTAGGAGCAATCTATTTAATGCGAACCTTTATCTTTTATCCCGCTATGAAAACCAGGTTTTTTACGCTTGCTTCGGCAATTTTATTAAAGGGTGCCGGAATAGCTTACAGTCAAACAGTCCCTACTCCTACTGTTGATGCAGCATTAAAAGTACAACGTCAAAAAATTGATAGCCTTGATAATCAAATGCTCAAAATAATCGGCTTACGAGAACAGATCGTTAAAGAAGTTGGCTTATACAAGGCAAAAAATAATGTCCCGGCTTTACAGTCGGCCAGGTTTCAGCAGGTATTAGAAAAGAATATTAAATTGGGAAAAGAGTTAGGTCTTTCTGCTGAGTTTGTAACCGAGTTAATGAACGCTATTCACAAAGAAAGCTTGAGGATTGAAGAAGAGATAAAAGCACAACACTAAGTGATCTCTGCATTTCCGCTTCGTTTAGGCTTTATAAAGTTCAAATAAATCGTCAGAATAAAAGCGGCAGCAAAGCAACCTCCCGTTAATATATCTATCAATTGCGTATTAACATTACTGTTGGTTATTCTATCGGCCCAGTATTTAATGAACGAGTTAGGCAGATTGTGCTCCCCAAGCCTTTCTTTAATTTGCCATTGCCAATCAGTCACAGGGCAGTAGCCTATACCATACCATATCCCTAAAATAAACCAACAAGCTGCGGTTATCATTACAATCACAAAATGCGCTTTTCGGGTTTTATACCACATCCAACCTAAAAGATTAAAACCCACTATTAACAAATGAGCAAAAGTTAACAAAGCATCAAGTAGTTGTAGTCCTATCATTGGGTGTATTTAGCATATAAACGCAGTCAATAAAATTAGCAAACCTACCGGCATTTTTTTAACTTGTGAGCATGAAATTAACTGATATTATTCTCCGATCAAATGTCGGGCGCAAAGCTACTACCTTTGCCGCCGGCGCAATGCTATGTAGCAGCATGGCTTTTGCACAACAGGCCAATAAGGCCATTGTTGATGCCATAATGAATGAGGGCACTCAAAACTCTCAATTGGAAAAATTAGGGCGCGAATTGATGGATGGTATTGGCCCACGCCTGGTTGGTACCCCGCAAATGAAACAGGCAAATGACTGGGCGGTTGCCAAATATGCCAGTTGGGGAATACCTGCCCGCAACGAGCAATGGGGAACATGGCGCGGTTGGGAACGGGGTATCTCACACATTGACATGGTATCGCCGCGTGTAAAATCGTTGGAAGGAACACAACTTGCATGGAGCCCTGGCATGGGTAAAAAAACCGCTACAGCACAAACCATTATTCTACCTGATCTGGCCGACTCAATGGCTTTTAAAGCATGGCTACCAAACGTAAAGGGAAAATTTGTGTTGATATCTGCCTGCCAGCCCACCGGCAGGGATGACGCAAACTGGAAAACTTTTGCTTTGCCGGAATCATACACCAAAATACGCGCCCAGCGCGATACTGTTACCAAACAATGGGCGGCCAGAATAAGAAAAACAGGCTTGAATGCACGTACTTTACCTCGCGCGTTAGAACAGGCGGGCGCTTTAGGCATTTTAACTAACAACTGGTCCGCAGGTTGGGGCGTTGATAAGATATTTAGCGCTTATACCAAAAAAGTTCCTACTGTTGATATCGGGTTGGAAGATTATACACTGGTATACCGTTTAACAGAAGCCGGTACTCCTCCAACACTTAACATACACACCGAATCGAAAGAGTTGGGTGAAGTGCCAACTTTTAACACGCTTGCCGAGATAAAAGGTACAGAAAAACCCAACGAATACGTAATGCTATCAGCACACTTTGATTCGTGGGATGGCGGCACAGGCGCTACTGATAATGGTACCGGTACACTTACCATGATGGAAGCCATGCGAATTTTAAAGAAAATATATCCTAACCCTAAACGTACCATTTTAGTTGGGCATTGGGGCAGCGAAGAGCAAGGCTTAAATGGCTCACGTGCTTTTGTTGAAGACCATCCGGAAATTGTTGCCAATCTGCAAGCCTTGTTCAATCAGGATAATGGAACCGGACGTGTTACCAGTTTGGCGGGACAGGGTTTTGTTGAGGCTAAAGACTACCTGTCTCGTTGGTTAACAGCCGTACCTGATACCATTAAAAATCGTATAAAAACCAGCTTCCCGGGACAACCTGGCAGCGGTGGTTCTGATTTTGCATCATTTGTAGCTGTAGGAGCTCCAGGCTTTTCAATAAGCTCATTGAGTTGGGATTACAGCACTTATACCTGGCACACTAACCGAGATACATACGACAAAATAGTATTTGACGATGTGCGCAACAATGCCATATTAGCGGCCATATTAGCATATATGGCCAGCGAAGATCCTATTAAAACAACCAATACCAAAACACCGGGTATTACCTGGCCCAAACAAACCAAAGCCACACGCAAAGGCGGGTTTGATTAATATTATGAAATCAACATAAGTTGAAGCCATCCCTAAAACGGATGGCTTTTTTTATGCCGCAAATATATTTTGCTCTTTTTTAATATTAATAACCTCTACCAGCAGTAAGTTAGGTATCCAACTTGCAAAAGCAATTATTATGTAGTTGTTTTCAAAACCAACGCCATCACCAAATACTGTAAAAAGAAATATGTATAAACGCAGTGTAACCGCAGCAAAAGCAAGGGTATAGCTCCTCCTCATCATTTTAACATGACTATTTACATCGCCCTTTTTTATGTAAAGCCACGCGGCTGTTGTGAATACAACCCAGAGGGTGTTTTGCACAAAGAAAGATAGTGACACCCAAGAGCCGCGGTTTATAAACAGCGTCATAACATATGCGCCAGGAGCTGATATAAAAAGCACGCTAATTACATATACTTTTCCAAGTAGCTTGTGTAAAGAGCGGTTATTATAGACCTTTTTTGAAAACTGGAAAAAGCCAACTATCAGTAGCACACTACTTGCTATGATATGAAAATAAAAAGCAGGCAAATACCAGCCTGTTTTAACTGCCTGTTGTTTTATTTGAAGAAATTCGCTTTTATGTTGCAAATCATAATATTGAAAAAAGGTACCGCCGCTTAATATTAGTATCCAGAAAAACCCAAGCCACCAGAGCAGTTTCTTTACCGTTTTCATTTAGCAGCTAATGTTGTAGCTTTCTTCGCTTTCAATTTTTGATCAATAAAGTTGATGTTATACTTATCAATTGATGTTAATGAGTCTGTAACACTTTGGGCATACTGAGCTTCTCCGTTCTCATTGTAGTGATACATATCCTGGTAGGAAAAGACCTGCTCCCAACGCTTGTCTGAAAACTTATAGCTATAGTCAGCGTAAATTTCATTTTTTATGTACCTGAGCATTTCATCAGTTAACTGATCCATGCGCTTTGAGGAATTCTTTTTTGCAGCGTGATCATAGGTATCCAGCAAATAGCAACCTTCAAGATAACTATCATCCATCTTAACAAACTTTGTAAAACTAAATATCCTTTTTGTTGTTAAGTTTACCAGCTTATTGCCTTTAATGGCGAGATAGTGATAATACGGACCGCCGGAAA
It encodes:
- a CDS encoding chorismate mutase, which encodes MKTRFFTLASAILLKGAGIAYSQTVPTPTVDAALKVQRQKIDSLDNQMLKIIGLREQIVKEVGLYKAKNNVPALQSARFQQVLEKNIKLGKELGLSAEFVTELMNAIHKESLRIEEEIKAQH
- a CDS encoding DUF2784 domain-containing protein, whose amino-acid sequence is MIGLQLLDALLTFAHLLIVGFNLLGWMWYKTRKAHFVIVMITAACWFILGIWYGIGYCPVTDWQWQIKERLGEHNLPNSFIKYWADRITNSNVNTQLIDILTGGCFAAAFILTIYLNFIKPKRSGNAEIT
- a CDS encoding M20/M25/M40 family metallo-hydrolase; translation: MKLTDIILRSNVGRKATTFAAGAMLCSSMAFAQQANKAIVDAIMNEGTQNSQLEKLGRELMDGIGPRLVGTPQMKQANDWAVAKYASWGIPARNEQWGTWRGWERGISHIDMVSPRVKSLEGTQLAWSPGMGKKTATAQTIILPDLADSMAFKAWLPNVKGKFVLISACQPTGRDDANWKTFALPESYTKIRAQRDTVTKQWAARIRKTGLNARTLPRALEQAGALGILTNNWSAGWGVDKIFSAYTKKVPTVDIGLEDYTLVYRLTEAGTPPTLNIHTESKELGEVPTFNTLAEIKGTEKPNEYVMLSAHFDSWDGGTGATDNGTGTLTMMEAMRILKKIYPNPKRTILVGHWGSEEQGLNGSRAFVEDHPEIVANLQALFNQDNGTGRVTSLAGQGFVEAKDYLSRWLTAVPDTIKNRIKTSFPGQPGSGGSDFASFVAVGAPGFSISSLSWDYSTYTWHTNRDTYDKIVFDDVRNNAILAAILAYMASEDPIKTTNTKTPGITWPKQTKATRKGGFD
- a CDS encoding DUF2306 domain-containing protein, translated to MKTVKKLLWWLGFFWILILSGGTFFQYYDLQHKSEFLQIKQQAVKTGWYLPAFYFHIIASSVLLIVGFFQFSKKVYNNRSLHKLLGKVYVISVLFISAPGAYVMTLFINRGSWVSLSFFVQNTLWVVFTTAAWLYIKKGDVNSHVKMMRRSYTLAFAAVTLRLYIFLFTVFGDGVGFENNYIIIAFASWIPNLLLVEVINIKKEQNIFAA